A single genomic interval of Pyrobaculum arsenaticum DSM 13514 harbors:
- a CDS encoding 50S ribosomal protein L13 — translation MIEKRVLEFSQLPDTGEVVIDAAGHIAGRLATYIAKILVERPGVRVVVINAEKLAVTGDEKMVVEWFKKKISEWRTHYNPEKVGPKVPRRPDRVFKRIVRGMLPKKSWTGRYALKRLRVYMSVPIDMLNRKKLVVYEVPQAKLRIRPLLKYTTLEEVWRAIDPKAWEKWKRANEVWGKKLKQATSG, via the coding sequence ATGATAGAGAAGAGGGTTTTAGAATTTTCGCAACTTCCCGACACCGGCGAGGTTGTAATAGACGCGGCGGGCCATATTGCAGGTAGGTTGGCCACATATATAGCGAAGATTTTGGTGGAGAGGCCTGGCGTGAGAGTAGTGGTGATAAACGCGGAAAAGCTCGCAGTCACCGGGGATGAGAAGATGGTCGTAGAGTGGTTTAAGAAAAAAATAAGTGAGTGGCGTACGCATTACAACCCAGAAAAGGTTGGGCCCAAAGTGCCGAGGAGGCCGGATCGGGTGTTTAAGCGTATTGTTAGAGGTATGTTGCCGAAGAAGAGCTGGACAGGGCGATATGCGCTAAAGAGGCTGAGGGTCTATATGTCGGTGCCTATTGATATGCTGAATAGGAAAAAGCTGGTGGTATACGAGGTGCCGCAGGCCAAGCTGAGGATTAGGCCGTTGCTGAAATACACAACTTTGGAAGAGGTTTGGCGAGCAATTGATCCTAAGGCGTGGGAGAAGTGGAAGAGGGCAAACGAGGTTTGGGGCAAAAAATTAAAACAGGCCACTAGCGGATAG
- a CDS encoding 30S ribosomal protein S9 has product MDVRSAKVLQESPRVVISVGKKKTAVARAVIRPGIGRVRVNGYPLESWPIEMARVKMQEPLMLAGDLAKKVDIDVNVSGGGFMGQAVAVRIAIARGLVAYFQSQELKELYEKYDPYMLKGDPRRTEPKKPGIKHARSKRQKAYR; this is encoded by the coding sequence ATGGATGTGCGTAGTGCGAAGGTTTTGCAGGAGAGCCCTCGGGTGGTGATTTCGGTTGGGAAGAAAAAGACTGCCGTGGCTAGGGCTGTGATAAGGCCTGGGATTGGTCGTGTTAGAGTCAATGGATATCCCTTAGAGTCGTGGCCTATTGAAATGGCTAGGGTTAAGATGCAGGAGCCTTTAATGCTTGCCGGCGATCTTGCTAAGAAGGTTGATATTGATGTAAACGTATCGGGCGGCGGCTTTATGGGACAGGCCGTGGCTGTGAGGATTGCAATCGCAAGGGGCTTAGTGGCGTATTTCCAGAGCCAAGAGCTAAAAGAGCTGTACGAAAAATACGACCCGTATATGCTTAAAGGAGACCCCCGCAGGACGGAGCCGAAGAAGCCAGGTATAAAACACGCAAGAAGCAAGAGGCAGAAGGCCTATAGATGA
- a CDS encoding DNA-directed RNA polymerase subunit D, protein MPRVSIVEKSQLFLKAIVEGVPPSLVNSLRRVIISELPVMAIDTVVVVNNTSVMYDEFLAQRLGLIPLTTPLHSLPTYEECATGVADPTECGTRLVLQVTADGDVTVYSGDLTSERPDVVPVYKDIPIVKLVKGQSIVIEAYAKLGIAKDHAKWQAATASYYYYPKVIIKDEKCREICKEICPDLEDPVKCTFNKAWTCKDLCKGGLDVEWEKNKYVFWVESFGNYGVDVALKEAFRILKRKFEAFTEELVKKASSGER, encoded by the coding sequence ATGCCAAGGGTTTCTATTGTTGAAAAATCTCAATTATTTCTTAAAGCCATAGTTGAGGGGGTCCCCCCGTCGCTGGTAAATTCCCTCAGGAGAGTTATAATCTCGGAACTTCCTGTCATGGCTATCGACACAGTGGTTGTGGTTAACAACACGTCTGTAATGTATGACGAGTTTCTTGCTCAGAGGCTGGGGCTCATCCCGTTGACTACGCCGCTCCATTCATTGCCCACCTACGAGGAGTGCGCCACTGGCGTGGCAGATCCCACGGAGTGCGGCACAAGGCTAGTGCTGCAGGTAACTGCCGACGGCGACGTTACTGTCTACTCCGGCGATTTGACATCCGAGAGACCTGATGTAGTGCCTGTGTATAAAGACATCCCGATTGTGAAGCTTGTAAAGGGCCAGAGTATTGTTATTGAGGCTTATGCCAAGTTGGGCATAGCGAAGGACCACGCCAAGTGGCAGGCAGCAACTGCGAGCTATTACTACTACCCGAAAGTTATTATAAAAGATGAGAAGTGTAGGGAGATTTGTAAAGAGATCTGCCCCGACCTAGAAGACCCCGTGAAGTGCACATTTAATAAGGCGTGGACTTGTAAGGATTTATGTAAGGGCGGCTTGGACGTGGAGTGGGAGAAGAATAAATACGTATTCTGGGTCGAGTCATTTGGTAATTATGGCGTAGATGTGGCGTTGAAAGAGGCCTTTAGGATTTTGAAACGGAAGTTTGAAGCCTTTACTGAAGAGCTGGTTAAGAAGGCGTCGTCGGGGGAGAGGTAA
- a CDS encoding 50S ribosomal protein L18e — translation MPPNPTGPTNWQLRMLARFLRKAAKSNSSNIWRVVAEFVEKPRRQRVVVNVGKLNRIAEEGDVVIVPGKLLGGGQLKKKLVVAAVGASPKAIQKVLEAGGEVLTIPELVRRNPKGSGVKIVV, via the coding sequence ATGCCTCCTAATCCTACAGGCCCGACAAACTGGCAGTTGAGGATGCTGGCGAGGTTTTTAAGGAAAGCGGCGAAGTCGAATTCATCAAATATATGGAGAGTCGTTGCAGAGTTTGTTGAGAAGCCGCGGAGACAGAGAGTGGTGGTGAACGTAGGCAAGTTAAATAGAATCGCCGAGGAGGGTGATGTGGTTATAGTTCCTGGCAAGCTTCTAGGCGGTGGACAACTTAAGAAGAAGCTTGTAGTTGCCGCTGTGGGCGCGTCTCCTAAGGCTATACAAAAGGTTTTAGAAGCCGGCGGCGAGGTGCTGACTATTCCAGAACTTGTGAGAAGAAATCCGAAGGGTAGTGGAGTTAAGATAGTGGTATGA